The following coding sequences are from one Eucalyptus grandis isolate ANBG69807.140 chromosome 11, ASM1654582v1, whole genome shotgun sequence window:
- the LOC104425045 gene encoding two pore potassium channel c, with product MENKPFLLNPREAEESGISVGDNVPSGTRDVADDASIAVPRTPCSSSSFADFVANLNNPKKLLICRSHSAPSLFSSIKESVPDLLNPGRAPELTSSIVRHALIAVLVYFLFGVAVYITTGNFEGQETVRVIDAAYFTVVTLCTIGYGDIVPSTTFTKLFTCAFILAGFGLLGILLNGLVTYICDRQEAIMLSTVDENSFNAMVRTYMVDKEKGRMRTRIKVCLALGVVFISIALGTVTVRFLEELSWVDSFYLSVISVTTVGYGDCGFTTVAGRCFAIVWLLLSTLAVAKAFLYLTELRVDKRNRLIANWVLQQKMTLGDLAAADLDNDGYVSKSEFIVYKLRQMGKIVERDIALIGNQFNVLDTRKCGKITLSDLMESE from the exons ATGGAAAACAAACCCTTTCTCTTGAATCCTAGGGAAGCAGAGGAATCCGGCATTTCGGTGGGTGATAATGTTCCCTCCGGCACACGTGATGTTGCGGATGATGCCAGTATCGCTGTTCCGAGGACGccctgttcttcttcttcgtttgcCGATTTCGTTGCCAACTTGAACAATCCGAAGAAACTGCTGATTTGCCGTTCACATTCTGCTCCTTCCTTGTTCAGCAGCATCAAGGAGTCGGTTCCCGACCTTCTAAATCCTGGACGTGCCCCTGAGTTGACCTCTTCGATTGTCCGCCACGCGTTGATTGCCGTCCTGGTGTATTTCTTGTTCGGAGTTGCCGTCTACATAACTACTGGAAATTTCGAGGGCCAGGAGACGGTGAGAGTCATCGATGCTGCGTACTTCACTGTGGTCACGCTCTGCACGATCGGTTACGGCGATATCGTCCCAAGCACCACATTTACCAAGCTATTCACTTGCGCGTTCATCCTGGCAGGGTTCGGGTTACTAGGGATTCTGCTCAATGGATTGGTCACGTACATCTGCGATCGGCAGGAAGCCATAATGTTGAGCACCGTGGATGAGAACAGCTTCAATGCGATGGTTCGGACATATATGGTCGACAAGGAAAAGGGCAGGATGAGGACAAGGATCAAAGTTTGCTTGGCTTTGGGTGTAGTCTTCATTAGCATTGCCTTGGGGACGGTGACGGTTCGTTTCTTGGAGGAATTGAGTTGGGTCGATAGCTTTTATCTGTCTGTCATTTCAGTGACCACCGTTGGTTATGGAGATTGCGGGTTTACGACTGTGGCAGGAAGGTGTTTCGCTATAGTGTGGCTGCTATTGAGTACGTTGGCCGTTGCTAAGGCGTTTTTGTACCTAACCGAACTGAGAGTCGACAAGAGGAATCGCCTGATTGCAAACTGGGTTCTCCAGCAGAAGATGACTTTGGGGGATTTAGCCGCTGCTGATTTGGACAATGACGGATATGTCAG CAAATCGGAGTTCATTGTCTACAAGCTAAGACAGATGGGAAAGATAGTAGAGAGAGATATCGCACTGATAGGCAACCAATTCAATGTTTTGGACACTAGGAAATGTGGCAAGATTACCCTTTCTGATCTCATGGAAAGTGAATGA
- the LOC120289781 gene encoding uncharacterized protein LOC120289781: protein MEKERMMGKKSREVPVEWKEQVQRIKEVLPNCTEEEIYEALEDCKMDSDAAAQRLLSQVEREKRRESIPMEVMEKVERIKKKVPRFGKELICEMLKQCNMDSSLAIRRLLSQGFCEPLQSVLVLGLVVRDIAMPSSKRHPFLLCSDLT, encoded by the exons ATGGAGAAAGAAAGGATGATGGGAAAGAAGAGCAGAGAGGTACCAGTGGAGTGGAAGGAGCAGGTCCAGCGCATAAAGGAGGTGCTACCCAATTGCACCGAAGAAGAGATTTACGAAGCGCTCGAGGACTGCAAGATGGATTCCGACGCCGCCGCTCAGAGACTCCTTTCTCAAG tggagagagagaaaaggagagagtcGATACCGATGGAGGTGATGGAGAAAGTCGAGCGTATAAAGAAGAAGGTGCCCCGTTTTGGCAAAGAATTGATTTGCGAAATGCTCAAGCAATGCAACATGGACTCCAGCCTCGCCATTCGGAGACTCCTTTCTCAAGGTTTTTGTGAGCCCCTTCAATCTGTTCTTGTTCTTGGTTTAGTAGTGAGAGACATTGCCATGCCATCAAGCAAGAGACACCCATTTTTATTGTGTTCGGATTTAACGTGA
- the LOC104425048 gene encoding probable receptor-like protein kinase At2g42960: MSSNGSLDAHLSAKTSFLGLKLWVLIGLCVALFIVLILCILSVWITFRRRSKRTTDKYPLSQIPNVSKDIKIDRVGPQSFQDYPEGVFLTINEKPANKNPNTQLVHLATSKSDPDNLSQCSSVYHHERGFSSHSGEVGSPGAIQKNHSSLSYGGLVTASPLIGLPEISHLGWGHWFTLRDLETATGWFAAENVLGEGGYGVVYRGRLVNGTEVAVKKILNNLGQAEKEFRAEVDAIGHVRHKNLVRLLGYCIEGVNRMLVYEYVNNGNLEQWLHGSLGQNGGLTWEARMKVILGTAKALAYLHEAIEPKVVHRDIKSSNILIDDEFNAKVSDFGLAKLLGSNESHIATRVMGTFGYVAPEYANTGLLNEKSDVYSFGVLLLEAVTGRDPVDYGRPTNEVNLVEWLKLMVGTRRAEEVVDPNLNIKPTTRALKRALLVALRCVDPESNKRPKMTQVVRMLEADEYSSREGRRNQRSHTTSKEIEPAKEASGSGDMRNKVDDLESLH, from the exons ATGTCGTCGAATGGTTCTCTAGATGCACATTTGTCAGCGAAGACATCATTTTTGGGTTTGAAGTTATGGGTATTGATTGGCCTATGCGTTGCTCTATTCATAGTCTTAATTCTTTGTATATTATCGGTATGGATTACATTCAGAAGAAGATCAAAAAGAACAACAGACAAGTATCCTCTTTCCCAAATACCCAATGTGTCAAAGGACATCAAGATCGACAGGGTTGGACCTCAGAGTTTCCAAGATTACCCGGAAGGTGTCTTTCTTACAATTAATGAGAAACCAGCCAATAAGAATCCAAACACACAACTAGTTCATCTGGCTACAAGCAAGAGTGATCCAGATAATCTCAGTCAGTGTAGCTCAGTTTATCATCATGAGAGAGGATTCAGTTCACACTCAGGAGAAGTAGGAAGCCCAGGAGCAATCCAAAAGAATCACTCATCACTGTCATATGGTGGACTTGTGACAGCTTCTCCTTTAATTGGTTTGCCGGAAATTTCGCATCTTGGGTGGGGCCACTGGTTTACTCTTAGGGATCTTGAGACTGCAACTGGTTGGTTTGCTGCAGAGAATGTGCTTGGGGAGGGTGGATATGGAGTTGTTTACAGGGGCAGATTGGTTAATGGCACGGAGGTAGCGGTCAAGAAAATTCTTAATAATCT GGGACAAGCAGAAAAAGAATTTAGGGCTGAGGTTGACGCCATTGGTCATGTCCGACATAAGAATCTCGTACGGCTTCTGGGATATTGCATAGAAGGAGTTAACAG GATGCTGGTGTATGAGTATGTGAACAATGGTAACTTAGAGCAGTGGCTACACGGATCTTTGGGGCAAAATGGTGGCCTAACTTGGGAAGCTCGCATGAAGGTCATTCTTGGAACTGCAAAGGC GCTTGCATATTTACATGAGGCAATAGAACCCAAAGTTGTTCACCGAGACATAAAGTCAAGTAACATTTTGATTGATGATGAATTTAATGCAAAGGTGTCCGACTTCGGATTAGCCAAGCTTCTGGGTTCAAATGAAAGTCACATTGCAACTCGAGTAATGGGAACGTTTGG TTATGTGGCACCAGAGTATGCTAACACTGGCTTGTTGAATGAGAAGAGTGATGTCTACAGCTTCGGGGTCCTCCTGCTTGAAGCTGTTACTGGGAGAGATCCTGTGGACTATGGTCGTCCTACTAATGAG GTAAATCTTGTTGAGTGGCTAAAGTTAATGGTAGGGACGAGAAGAGCTGAGGAAGTTGTGGACCCAAATCTCAATATAAAACCAACAACACGTGCTTTAAAACGTGCCCTTCTGGTTGCTCTTAGATGTGTCGATCCTGAATCGAACAAGAGACCTAAAATGACCCAGGTTGTACGCATGCTTGAAGCCGATGAGTACTCTTCAAGAGAG GGTCGGAGAAACCAGAGAAGCCATACCACCAGCAAGGAAATTGAACCTGCCAAGGAAGCCTCTGGTTCTGGTGACATGAGAAACAAGGTGGACGATCTGGAGAGCCTCCACTGA
- the LOC104425047 gene encoding WRKY transcription factor 71, producing MSDDKNNDPFNYNPFYTPDNIGVVSPPEFRFFDDDSTNLSMFTHHQQAPHNPQALNPSPFMSFTGCLRSSVDYNTLSRAFDLSCSSSEVITPNLDEGGSSKKCSITEPAATASENGPLSPNSSVSSSSKEAAVEEDGDNSKKDEDDPKTTCNDDDDKSKKGNKPKKKEKRPREPRFAFLTKSEIDHLEDGYRWRKYGQKAVKNSPYPRSYYRCTTQKCTVKKRVERSFQDPSIVITTYEGQHNHECPANLRGNAAAAAAILSPSFFASPSAIGTTFPHNLLLPQFLQMRNPSRANSSNSMMFYPQTLAPQQQQFQPPDHGLLHDMLNSVVQKKEP from the exons ATGTCCGACGACAAGAACAATGACCCTTTTAACTACAATCCCTTCTACACCCCCGACAACATCGGAGTCGTCAGCCCCCCGGAGTTTCGATTCTTTGACGACGATAGCACTAATCTCTCCATGTTCACTCATCATCAACAAGCTCCGCACAACCCCCAAGCGCTCAACCCCAGTCCGTTCATGAGCTTCACCGGCTGCTTACGCAGTTCGGTTGATTACAACACCTTGTCGAGAGCCTTCGACCTGTCTTGCTCATCGTCCGAGGTTATCACGCCAAACCTAGACGAGGGAGGTTCCTCGAAAAAGTGTTCGATCACTGAGCCGGCAGCCACGGCGAGCGAAAACGGCCCACTATCTCCAAATTCTTCGGTGTCTTCGTCTTCTAAAGAAGCGGCGGTCGAGGAAGATGGAGATAACAGCAAGAAAGATGAGGATGATCCAAAGACCACgtgtaatgatgatgatgacaaatccAAAAAAGG GAATAAGccgaaaaagaaagagaagcggcCAAGGGAACCACGTTTTGCCTTTTTAACAAAGAGCGAGATCGATCATCTCGAAGATGGATACAGATGGAGAAAGTATGGACAAAAGGCGGTCAAGAATAGCCCTTATCCGAG GAGTTACTATAGGTGCACCACTCAGAAATGCACCGTGAAGAAGCGAGTGGAGAGATCGTTCCAGGACCCATCGATCGTGATCACAACATATGAAGGCCAGCACAACCACGAGTGCCCGGCGAACCTCCGTGGCAATGCGGCCGCTGCCGCTGCTATTTTGTCACCTTCATTTTTTGCATCGCCATCAGCAATTGGAACAACCTTTCCTCACAATTTGTTGCTGCCTCAGTTTCTTCAGATGAGGAATCCGAGTCGAGCCAACTCCAGCAATTCCATGATGTTCTATCCCCAAACCCTAGCTCCACAGCAGCAACAATTCCAGCCTCCTGACCATGGTTTGCTTCATGACATGCTCAATTCGGTCGTCCAGAAAAAGGAGCCGTGA
- the LOC104427316 gene encoding uncharacterized protein LOC104427316: MEWKEQVERIKEMMPCFAEEMIYKMLKQCYNHFDLTLPRLLSPEMPINSGSLLNNFSSPSSSAKSSVASQSHGVSLDKGTEVVQNTEDDTGTASRSNVRALRANGPWSSCAVQAGSDPMALGNNVASSSRNDLGNNEALGSSEFHEYKLFPPPTQQVAYSFPQYGISLMLNDLVANVDQPSELRRLLRCPFLDTPSIPTRSSAAGSQHPKTSTSESCSSEATPSTPFRDPQDPVLDALFECSRYGPIQRPGKMSENAHPFTSSASIHQSPETLMLGNNMSAGRGFTCPYTKLSSYEPHRPLQQHGYMDGGDNMHQNFGNDMPSAQQEVHQGGSSSQGNADASGWVSFPGAGRTPHQYPPNSPAPSDISRTGYDSALHYQAQHQQSNAYRHAGMTYNNSARNHQPDSGAISALPEHLHGGFPGWAPLPAKANNQHGGGSSQNYAY; this comes from the exons ATGGAGTGGAAGGAGCAAGTTGAGCGTATAAAGGAGATGATGCCCTGTTTCGCCGAAGAAATGATTTACAAAATGCTCAAGCAATGCTACAATCACTTTGACCTCACCCTGCCAAGGCTCCTTTCTCCAG aaatgccTATCAACTCAGGATCACtgttgaacaatttttcatcaCCTTCAAGCAGTGCCAAGTCATCAGTCGCTTCTCAGTCGCATGGTGTAAGTTTAGACAAAGGGACAGAAGTTGTTCAGAACACGGAGGATGACACTGGAACTGCATCAAGAAGTAATGTCCGAGCCTTGCGTGCCAATGGTCCATGGAGTTCCTGTGCAGTACAAGCTGGTTCTGATCCCATGGCTCTTGGAAATAATGTGGCTAGTTCCTCTAGAAATGATTTGGGAAATAATGAGGCTCTTGGAAGTTCTGAGTTTCATGAATATAAACTCTTTCCACCACCAACACAACAG GTTGCTTATTCATTTCCACAGTATGGAATATCATTGATGCTGAATGATTTGGTGGCAAACGTTGATCAACCATCAGAACTTCGTCGTCTTCTTAGATGCCCCTTCCTAGACACCCCATCTATACCCACAAGATCCAGTGCTGCAGGGTCTCAGCACCCAAAAACATCTACGTCAGAG AGTTGTTCATCAGAAGCTACCCCAAGTACGCCTTTTAGGGATCCTCAAGATCCAGTCCTTGATGCCCTGTTCGAGTGCTCAAGATATGGCCCAATTCAGCGTCCAGGGAAAATGTCAGAG AATGCACATCCATTCACATCAAGTGCTTCCATCCATCAATCACCAGAGACCCTGATGCTAGGCAACAATATGTCTGCTGGCCGTGGATTTACATGTCCATACACAAAACTGAGCTCCTATGAGCCTCATCGCCCCCTGCAACAACATGGTTACATGGACGGGGGTGACAATATGCATCAGAACTTCGGAAATGATATGCCATCTGCTCAACAAGAGGTGCATCAAGGTGGTAGCTCATCTCAGGGCAATGCTGATGCTTCTGGTTGGGTAAGCTTCCCGGGCGCAGGAAGGACACCTCATCAATATCCGCCAAATTCACCTGCACCGTCTGATATATCCAGGACCGGCTATGACTCCGCATTGCACTATCAGGCTCAGCACCAGCAGAGTAATGCTTATCGCCATGCTGGAATG ACCTATAACAATTCTGCAAGGAATCATCAGCCTGATTCAGGAGCAATTTCTGCACTCCCCGAGCACCTACACGGTGGCTTCCCTGGATGGGCGCCTTTGCCTGCTAAAGCAAATAATCAGCATGGTGGAGGATCTTCACAGAATTATGCTTATTGA